The following nucleotide sequence is from Oncorhynchus gorbuscha isolate QuinsamMale2020 ecotype Even-year unplaced genomic scaffold, OgorEven_v1.0 Un_scaffold_579, whole genome shotgun sequence.
tggctgggctccctgcctgtgccattaaacccctacaactcatccagaacgccgcagcccgtctagtgttcaaccttcccaagttctctcacgtcaccccgctcctccgctctctccactggcttccagttgaagctcgcatccgctacaagatcatggtgcttgcctacggagctgtgaggggaacggcacctcagtacctccaggctctgatcaggccctacacccaaataagggcactgcgttcatccacctctggcctgctcgcctccctaccactgaggaagtacagttcccgctcagcccagtcaaaactgttcgctgctctggctccccaatggtggaacaaactccctcacgacgccaggacagcggagtcaatcaccaccttccggagacacctgaaaccccacctctttaaggaatacctaggataggatatagtaatccttctcacccccctccccccttaaaatatttagatgcactattgtaaagtggttgttccactggatgtcataaggtgaatgcaccaatttgtaagtcgctctggataagagcgtctgctaaatgacttaaatgtaaatgtaatatatatggGAATCAAAAAGCTTTCATTAATGTTCACCATGTGCTGATGTGCTCAGCACTGTAAACAGACCCCATTATAACATCACAATGTAACGGAAGCCTTGCCATGATATCATTGCTGGTTCCATCTGACAACCAAAATTTCATTTCATGATAGATCTCTCACAGAGATAGGTTGTGTTCTTATTTTGAGAGTGTTAATATTTATCATCAATGGCTTATCGAGGGAGAAAATCATGTGAGTTTGACAAACTCCAGAAGGAGAACTCACAGATGAAGAGCGTCATCGAAAACCTGAGGAAGCAAAACATGGCTTTAAACCAACGGGATGACCAGAACAAGTTTTCAAGTTTTGTAAGGCTCATCAGTTTTTcaaacatttttccaaaaatatcaCTGTTTATTTTGTGGTTtcatagacatacagtaggcctacatccaTAAAATCTTTAGCTTAAAAGTTTTTCATGACACACTGTAGAAACTATTTTGCCTTCTTCACTTCTGCTATACATTTCATACTGTACCATTGTGATCCAGGGCTATCAGGAGAGCTACCCAATCGCAGAGGGCCATCGTGGCTTCATCAGTGATGCCAGACTTCTGCAGatgcagagagctgagagagaggccATGGAAGCAAAGCAAAGAAAGATAAGTGCTATCCATGAGAATTATGTCCGGACTGCTCTCATCGGTGTTGACAGCACCTTCGCGCACCACTTCGTCCCCTCTATTCAGTGTATTCCGAGGCCGAAAGCTCCACCGAGGCCTTTGCCACGAAGGCTTGAGCCCATAGCTCTGGCCCCACTGAAGAATGTGGTGGGGGTGGACGGAGCCCAAGTTCGACCCGGATCTCACTCTCTGGAGTCCATCCAGGTAAATAAAGTCATTCAGCAGCAGTAGCGTGTGGCCTGTTCCCGTCCCTCCCACTGCAGCTCCTTCCAAGAGGGGCAAGAAGAAGAAGGGCAGGCGGGGAGTCAAAGCCCTGAAAGTCCAGTCGGACCAGGGCTGTGCTGACAACAACGGACCCATTGACCTgatggaggaggtgagagacatCGAGGCTCACCTGAAGGAGGAGGACTGGAAGGTACCATGGACTTTGAATTTATTGTAAATGTGAAAATTCGCAGTTCAAAATTATACTTGGACTGATAAATTGCCAAAACAGATAGTGGTTCCATGTcttaaaatcaaatcaatcacATGTGCCGaacacaacaagtgtagacctttaCTGtgaaaccaacagtgcagttcaagaagagttaagaaaatatttaccaaataaactaaagtaaaaagagtcgctctggataagagcgtctgctaaatgacttaaatgtaaatgtaaattaaagtaacacaatgacataacaataacaaggctaaatacagggggtttCGGTTTAAACAGCATGATAGAATAGATCCTAGAATACAGGATCCCTCTGTATTAGTTTATGTATATACTAGTTCTATATGTATTTCTATGATGGGAGCATTCTTTTCTGGTCTACACCAAAGGTGGTACATGAGGTGAAGGCCATGGGCAGGAGAAGTTTGGGCTCGGCCATGTCCACGGGGGAAATAGCCACCAGCTCTCTGGGAAGCCTGAGCTCAGTGGATATGAACACCCCTGCGGAGCTCCGTGACTACTTGGATGTCGGGACCCCGGTCAAGTCGCTTGACAGCCCACCCAGGCCTGCTCCCCCTCCTACCAAGCTCAGGAGCAAACAGACTCAGCCTATAAGGTTCCTTAGCCTGCCAAAGGCTGCCACCGGCTCAGGTCAGTCCCTCTCATCTATTCACACGAATGTAAATAAGACAGGGAGATGAAGCGAGGTAGAGTGATAGAAAGACAGTAGGAAGGGAAGGGACACAAATGGCTTCCACACTTGATTTGCCTGTTTCACAGTGAGATAACTTTTACTCAAGGCTAATTGGACCCTGTTTCTTAGCAGGGAGAGCACCAAAAATATATGTGCTAAATTTAAAATGATATCATAATGAACTAGTGTTAAAAGCTACAAACAGATATGGAAACtagtaaatacataaataaataaatacatacagttcATAGAGAGATAGATGTCTGCTGTCAACCCATAGACAAGATGGCAGCCAGTGAGCCAAAGGGTCAAATT
It contains:
- the LOC124018770 gene encoding TOG array regulator of axonemal microtubules protein 2-like, whose protein sequence is MAYRGRKSCEFDKLQKENSQMKSVIENLRKQNMALNQRDDQNKFSSFGYQESYPIAEGHRGFISDARLLQMQRAEREAMEAKQRKISAIHENYVRTALIGVDSTFAHHFVPSIQCIPRPKAPPRPLPRRLEPIALAPLKNVVGVDGAQSFSSSSVWPVPVPPTAAPSKRGKKKKGRRGVKALKVQSDQGCADNNGPIDLMEEVRDIEAHLKEEDWKVVHEVKAMGRRSLGSAMSTGEIATSSLGSLSSVDMNTPAELRDYLDVGTPVKSLDSPPRPAPPPTKLRSKQTQPIRFLSLPKAATGSDKMAASEPKGQIKNQARLQPLSNPEQALTKTFKLLHSASDDWEKKIEGLTFLRVMAQNHMDILMPKLHDICLAIINEVKNLRSAVSCAAMATLGDMYVHLKTAMDSEVEGTARVLLHKTSEANAFIRQGANFALGHMLQSCTPTRVMNALLIGGLSHRNATVRSCTAQHLERLAEVMGTARLLLGKKDLTDRFLIAVSKLAVDPSQEVRHHGRNILRNVATNGDFAKMWDKFAPRKERESLREVISKVNLKERNI